A stretch of the Synechocystis sp. PCC 7338 genome encodes the following:
- a CDS encoding CmpA/NrtA family ABC transporter substrate-binding protein has translation MRSFNRRKFLLTSAASATGALFLKGCTGNPPDPNAAGTGTSPSPQAAGDISPEMMPETPNIKLGYIPIVESAPLIIAQEKGFFAKYGMTGVEVSKQANWASARDNVTIGSQGGGIDGGQWQMPMPHLITEGIITNGNKVPMYVLAQLITQGNGIAVAPMHEGKGVNLDISKAADYIKGFNKTNGRKFKAAHTFPNVNQDFWIRYWFAAGGVDPDTDIDLLAVPPAETVQGMRNGTMDAFSTGDPWPYRIVTENIGYMAALTAQIWPYHPEEYLAIRADWVDKNPKATKALLKGIMEAQQWIDDPQNRPEVVQIVSGRNYFNVPPTILESPFKGQYTMGDGQPAIDDFQKGPLYWKDGIGNVSYPYKSHDLWFLTESMRWGFHKDAIPDFDTAQKIIDKVNREDIWREAATEAGFTADIPSSTSRGVETFFDGITFDPANPSAYLQSLTIKKV, from the coding sequence ATGAGATCATTCAATCGACGTAAATTTTTGCTCACCTCAGCGGCCTCTGCCACAGGGGCTTTATTTCTGAAGGGTTGCACGGGCAATCCCCCCGATCCCAACGCCGCCGGCACTGGTACTAGCCCTTCCCCCCAAGCGGCCGGGGATATCAGCCCGGAAATGATGCCCGAAACCCCCAATATTAAACTGGGCTACATTCCCATTGTGGAATCCGCTCCGTTGATCATTGCCCAGGAAAAGGGTTTCTTTGCCAAATATGGCATGACCGGGGTGGAAGTTTCTAAACAAGCGAACTGGGCCTCCGCTAGGGACAACGTCACCATTGGTTCCCAGGGGGGCGGTATTGATGGCGGCCAATGGCAAATGCCCATGCCTCACCTGATTACGGAAGGGATCATCACCAACGGCAACAAGGTGCCCATGTATGTCCTGGCGCAATTGATTACCCAGGGAAATGGTATTGCTGTGGCACCAATGCATGAGGGCAAAGGAGTAAACCTTGATATCTCCAAAGCGGCAGACTATATCAAAGGTTTCAACAAAACCAATGGCCGCAAATTTAAGGCCGCCCACACCTTCCCCAACGTTAACCAAGATTTTTGGATTCGTTACTGGTTTGCAGCCGGGGGTGTTGATCCCGACACTGACATTGACCTTCTGGCTGTGCCTCCCGCGGAAACAGTTCAGGGTATGCGCAACGGCACCATGGACGCTTTTAGTACCGGAGATCCCTGGCCCTATCGCATTGTGACAGAAAATATTGGCTACATGGCGGCTTTAACTGCCCAAATTTGGCCCTATCACCCAGAAGAGTACCTCGCCATTCGAGCGGATTGGGTAGATAAAAATCCCAAGGCAACCAAAGCATTGCTGAAAGGAATTATGGAAGCCCAACAGTGGATTGATGATCCCCAAAATCGTCCTGAAGTTGTCCAGATTGTATCCGGCAGAAACTATTTCAATGTTCCCCCCACCATTTTAGAGTCTCCCTTCAAAGGTCAATACACCATGGGAGATGGTCAGCCGGCCATTGATGATTTCCAAAAAGGTCCCCTCTACTGGAAGGACGGCATTGGCAATGTTTCTTATCCCTATAAGAGCCATGATTTATGGTTCCTAACGGAGAGTATGCGCTGGGGTTTCCACAAAGATGCCATTCCTGATTTCGATACAGCTCAAAAGATTATTGACAAGGTCAACCGGGAAGATATATGGCGAGAAGCGGCAACGGAAGCAGGGTTTACAGCCGACATTCCTAGCAGTACTTCCCGAGGCGTAGAAACCTTCTTTGATGGCATTACCTTTGACCCGGCTAATCCATCGGCTTATCTGCAAAGTTTGACAATCAAAAAAGTCTAA
- the ntrB gene encoding nitrate ABC transporter permease: MTTTIPQRKNRATGTNPLQKFWRKRRGDILPPIVGILGFLLLWQLISTAGLIKLPPPSSLWTDPRTRTLLMYPFYDRGGLDKGLFWQTLASLGRVAQGYSLAAIVGISMGILVGTQPLVDKALDPIFQFLRMVAPLAWVPIALVALQQNQPAAIFVIFITSVWPILINTTEGVKQIPQDYINVRKVLRLSPQKFFFKILIPSALPYIFTGLRIAIGLAWLAIIAAEIVMSGIVGIGFFIWDAYQQNYISEIILAVFYIGAVGLLLDRGIAYLQKLIAPGQ; the protein is encoded by the coding sequence ATGACCACTACCATTCCCCAAAGGAAAAATCGGGCTACGGGGACCAATCCCTTACAAAAGTTTTGGCGCAAGCGTCGGGGCGATATTTTGCCCCCCATAGTCGGAATTTTAGGCTTTTTGTTGTTGTGGCAATTAATTTCCACGGCGGGTCTAATTAAACTTCCTCCCCCTAGTAGTTTGTGGACAGATCCCCGTACCCGTACCCTGTTGATGTATCCCTTTTACGACCGAGGGGGGTTGGATAAGGGGTTGTTTTGGCAAACCCTAGCAAGTTTGGGGCGGGTAGCCCAGGGCTATTCCCTAGCAGCCATTGTCGGCATCAGCATGGGAATTTTGGTGGGGACTCAACCCTTGGTAGATAAGGCCCTTGATCCGATTTTTCAATTTCTGCGCATGGTCGCTCCGTTGGCTTGGGTTCCCATTGCCTTGGTAGCTCTGCAGCAGAATCAACCGGCGGCAATTTTTGTTATTTTTATCACTTCAGTGTGGCCGATTTTAATTAATACGACGGAAGGGGTAAAACAGATTCCGCAGGATTATATTAATGTGCGCAAAGTATTGCGTTTGTCTCCCCAAAAGTTTTTCTTTAAAATTCTTATTCCCTCAGCACTACCTTATATTTTTACTGGCTTACGTATTGCCATTGGCTTAGCTTGGTTGGCAATTATTGCAGCGGAAATTGTGATGTCGGGCATTGTCGGTATCGGCTTTTTTATCTGGGATGCCTATCAACAGAATTACATCAGCGAAATCATCTTGGCAGTGTTTTATATCGGTGCGGTGGGTTTACTCCTAGACCGGGGCATTGCCTATCTCCAAAAGTTAATTGCCCCAGGACAGTAA
- a CDS encoding iron uptake porin gives MTQDRITWLAGLAAVAGLTTFPGSAGAQMLYEDADSMAITPVQELTPLMDEPMGQVTSVSELRDVQPADWAYEALKSLVERYGCIVGYPDRTFRGDAEGTLRARALSRWEFAAGLNACMNTMERLIQENVAVIRADIDKLQRLAQEFRAELSALGARVDNLETRTAYLEDHQFSTTTKLNGEVIFSISGATGGEPDADSAQIVFNDRVRLNLTTSFTGKDALITGLQAYNFTAGNPITGTGSVAETLFPNDASILGEGMTSFNYEPQFAGFNPQNLQPSCGNNSVCLYKLLYITPVADNFTVFVGPKAEVTDAFPTIVPFASEGQGTLSRAFAINPVLRVSGGTTETGLASAAGFIYKPNDVVDWRALYGSVNAAIPQNEGFPGTPLGAGLFNGSFVAATQLTLYPTENLDLGLNYAYSYHQINILGTGLTGAAAGTLGGLPLTTPVNVNSVGATLTWRINPSIYFTTYGAYFMVDQANSGSAFTNLASWMAGLYFPDAFAEGNTAGLMFGQPLTRVGAGNGATLTPDNISNRAIPYQIEAFYNYKINNNLSITPGAFVIFNPEGDSSNSTTGVFALRTTFTF, from the coding sequence ATGACACAGGATCGAATCACTTGGCTAGCAGGATTAGCCGCTGTTGCTGGTCTAACCACATTTCCTGGTTCCGCTGGGGCTCAGATGCTGTACGAGGATGCCGATTCCATGGCAATTACCCCAGTGCAGGAGCTGACTCCCCTTATGGACGAACCCATGGGTCAAGTGACATCGGTGTCAGAATTGCGGGATGTCCAGCCGGCGGATTGGGCCTATGAAGCCTTAAAGAGTTTAGTAGAACGTTACGGTTGCATTGTGGGTTATCCCGATCGCACTTTCCGGGGTGATGCCGAAGGCACACTGCGTGCCCGAGCCCTAAGTCGTTGGGAATTTGCCGCTGGGCTAAATGCCTGTATGAATACCATGGAGCGGTTAATTCAAGAAAATGTAGCCGTTATCAGGGCGGACATTGACAAGCTCCAACGGTTAGCCCAAGAGTTTCGGGCGGAACTGAGTGCTTTGGGGGCTAGGGTGGATAACCTGGAAACCCGCACAGCCTACCTGGAAGACCATCAATTTTCCACCACCACTAAACTGAATGGGGAAGTGATTTTCTCCATCAGTGGTGCCACCGGAGGAGAACCGGACGCCGACTCTGCCCAGATAGTTTTTAACGATCGGGTGCGCCTAAACCTAACCACCAGCTTTACCGGCAAAGATGCCCTGATTACGGGGCTACAGGCCTACAACTTTACCGCTGGCAATCCTATTACCGGGACAGGGAGTGTGGCGGAAACCCTCTTTCCCAATGATGCCTCCATCTTGGGTGAAGGCATGACCAGTTTCAACTATGAACCTCAGTTTGCTGGTTTTAACCCCCAAAATCTCCAACCCAGCTGTGGCAACAACAGTGTCTGTCTGTACAAATTGCTCTACATCACCCCGGTAGCAGATAATTTCACCGTCTTTGTTGGGCCCAAAGCAGAAGTCACCGATGCATTTCCCACCATTGTCCCCTTTGCCAGTGAAGGGCAGGGCACTCTTTCCCGGGCTTTCGCCATCAACCCCGTACTAAGGGTCTCAGGGGGAACCACAGAAACGGGCTTAGCCTCGGCCGCCGGCTTTATCTACAAACCCAATGATGTGGTAGATTGGCGGGCACTTTATGGCTCTGTCAACGCTGCTATTCCCCAAAATGAAGGTTTTCCCGGTACGCCCCTCGGTGCGGGTCTATTCAACGGCAGTTTTGTGGCGGCAACGCAATTAACCCTTTATCCCACCGAAAATCTGGATCTTGGTTTGAACTATGCCTACAGCTACCACCAGATCAATATTTTAGGTACGGGACTGACAGGGGCGGCGGCAGGAACCCTCGGGGGTTTACCGTTGACAACCCCGGTTAACGTTAATTCCGTAGGTGCGACCCTAACTTGGCGCATTAACCCCAGCATTTACTTCACCACCTATGGTGCTTACTTTATGGTGGATCAAGCTAACAGCGGTTCTGCCTTTACTAATCTTGCTAGTTGGATGGCTGGGCTTTATTTCCCCGATGCCTTTGCGGAGGGCAACACGGCTGGTTTGATGTTTGGTCAACCTCTCACCAGGGTTGGGGCCGGTAATGGAGCAACGTTAACACCTGACAATATCAGCAACCGGGCGATTCCCTACCAAATTGAAGCCTTCTATAACTACAAGATCAACAACAATCTCAGCATTACTCCCGGTGCGTTTGTCATTTTCAATCCCGAAGGCGACTCCAGTAATAGTACAACCGGGGTCTTTGCCCTACGAACGACGTTTACGTTTTAA
- a CDS encoding nitrate ABC transporter ATP-binding protein (This model describes the ATP binding subunits of ATP-binding cassette (ABC) transporters for nitrate transport, or for bicarbonate transport, in bacteria and archaea.): protein MSLFVAVDNIDKVFSLTDGEQYVALKGINLEIKKGEFVSLIGHSGCGKSTLLNMIAGLDLPSEGIVTLEGKRINQPGPDKMVIFQNYSLLPWLTVKQNIALAVDEVMKGAPAAERKAIIEEHIDLVGLSHAVDKRPSELSGGMKQRVAIARALAIRPKLLLLDEPFGALDALTRGNLQEQLMRICERYQVTAVMVTHDVDEAVLLSDRIVMLTNGPGSNIGGILEVDIPRPRKRMEVVEHPSYYSLRSEIIYFLNQQKRIKKLRAKKTTAIARHGLEKVNLELGYVPLVACAPLVVAQEKGFFTKHGLDEVSLVRETSWRGIVDGIAGGYLDGAQMPAGMPTWLTAGGYREQSIPVVSALTMTRNGNAITLSKKLYDQGIYTAEDFRRLLLASDGELHTLGMVHPSSMHNLLLRYWLAAHNINPDRDVHLKTIPPAQMVADLKAGTIDGYCVSEPWNLRASMEGAGFSIATDLEIWQNHPGKVLGVREDWAIAHPNTHVALVKALLEACAYCVDPNHETEIRELLAIRQYLSTNIDYIHLGDPEGRTCSLGNPVDYSHHLFFGDQVNRPIRTEHLWMMTQMARWGEIPFPRNWVEILERVCRVGVFSTAARELGYDVNYQRQPVTLFDGEVFNADDPIAYLNQTVIHRNFTIAEVHLDNPT from the coding sequence ATGAGCCTTTTTGTTGCTGTTGACAATATCGATAAGGTTTTTTCCCTCACAGATGGGGAGCAATACGTTGCCCTCAAGGGAATTAATTTGGAAATTAAAAAGGGGGAATTTGTCTCCCTGATTGGTCACTCCGGCTGTGGCAAATCAACTCTGCTCAATATGATTGCCGGGTTGGATTTGCCCAGTGAGGGCATTGTCACCCTGGAAGGTAAGCGGATCAATCAACCAGGGCCGGACAAGATGGTGATTTTTCAAAACTATTCTTTACTGCCTTGGTTGACGGTGAAGCAAAATATTGCCCTCGCTGTGGATGAGGTAATGAAGGGGGCACCGGCGGCGGAACGCAAGGCCATTATTGAGGAACACATTGATTTGGTGGGCCTAAGCCATGCGGTGGATAAACGACCCAGTGAATTGTCCGGGGGCATGAAACAACGGGTGGCGATCGCCAGGGCCTTGGCCATTCGACCAAAATTATTGCTATTGGATGAACCCTTTGGGGCGTTGGATGCCTTGACCAGGGGCAATTTGCAAGAACAATTAATGCGCATTTGTGAACGATATCAAGTCACGGCGGTCATGGTTACCCATGATGTGGATGAAGCGGTGTTGTTATCAGACCGGATTGTGATGTTAACCAATGGCCCTGGATCTAACATTGGCGGCATTTTAGAAGTGGATATTCCCCGGCCCCGCAAACGGATGGAAGTGGTGGAACATCCCAGTTATTACAGTCTCCGCAGTGAAATTATTTACTTCCTCAACCAACAAAAACGGATCAAAAAATTACGGGCTAAAAAAACAACGGCGATCGCCAGACATGGGCTAGAGAAAGTCAATTTGGAATTGGGTTATGTGCCCCTCGTGGCCTGTGCTCCCCTGGTGGTGGCCCAGGAAAAGGGCTTTTTTACCAAACATGGCTTAGATGAAGTTAGCTTAGTACGGGAAACCAGTTGGCGGGGCATTGTGGACGGCATCGCCGGAGGTTACCTAGACGGGGCCCAAATGCCGGCCGGTATGCCCACTTGGCTCACAGCGGGGGGTTATCGGGAACAGTCCATTCCCGTGGTCAGTGCTTTGACCATGACCCGCAACGGCAACGCCATTACCCTCAGTAAAAAACTTTACGACCAAGGCATTTACACCGCTGAGGATTTTCGCCGGTTGTTATTGGCCTCCGACGGCGAACTCCACACCCTGGGCATGGTCCACCCTTCCTCCATGCATAACCTGCTGTTGCGTTATTGGTTGGCGGCCCACAACATTAACCCCGACCGGGATGTGCATCTCAAAACCATTCCCCCGGCCCAGATGGTGGCGGATCTGAAAGCAGGCACCATTGACGGCTATTGCGTCAGTGAACCTTGGAATTTGCGGGCTTCCATGGAAGGGGCCGGGTTTAGCATCGCCACCGATTTGGAAATTTGGCAAAATCACCCCGGTAAAGTTTTGGGAGTGCGGGAAGATTGGGCGATCGCCCATCCCAATACCCACGTTGCCCTGGTGAAAGCCCTGTTGGAAGCCTGTGCCTACTGTGTTGACCCCAACCATGAAACAGAAATTCGGGAACTGTTGGCCATCCGTCAATACCTCAGCACCAATATTGACTACATCCACCTAGGTGACCCCGAAGGTCGCACTTGCAGTCTGGGTAACCCTGTGGACTATTCCCACCATCTTTTCTTTGGCGATCAAGTTAATCGTCCTATCCGCACCGAACACCTTTGGATGATGACCCAAATGGCCCGCTGGGGAGAAATTCCCTTTCCCCGCAACTGGGTAGAAATTTTAGAGCGGGTTTGTCGAGTGGGGGTATTTAGCACTGCCGCCCGGGAATTAGGTTACGACGTGAACTATCAAAGGCAACCCGTCACCCTCTTTGATGGGGAAGTGTTCAACGCCGATGACCCCATTGCCTACCTCAATCAAACCGTCATTCATCGCAACTTCACCATCGCCGAAGTGCACCTCGATAACCCAACCTAG
- a CDS encoding nitrate ABC transporter ATP-binding protein (This model describes the ATP binding subunits of ATP-binding cassette (ABC) transporters for nitrate transport, or for bicarbonate transport, in bacteria and archaea.), with product MKTLNPNRPISTPTPLDRQTAPFLTIENVSKVYPTPKGPYTVLENVNLTVDEGEFICVIGHSGCGKSTLLNMVSGFASPTEGSVQVGGKIISEPGPDRMVVFQNYALLPWLTALENVYLAVDAVHPQKTEAEKRAIAKEHLAMVGLIDAMDKKPGQISGGMKQRVSIARALAIRPEVLILDEPFGALDAITKEELQEELLQIWNDHRCTVLMITHDIDEALFLADRLVMMTNGPHANIGEIMTIPFARPRDRERIMEDPQYYQLRNYALDFLYNRFAHDDVA from the coding sequence ATGAAAACCTTAAATCCCAACCGACCCATATCCACTCCTACCCCACTGGATCGTCAAACTGCCCCATTTTTGACCATTGAAAACGTTTCTAAGGTGTATCCCACCCCCAAAGGTCCCTATACAGTTTTAGAAAATGTCAACCTCACCGTTGATGAAGGGGAATTTATTTGCGTTATTGGCCACTCCGGTTGCGGTAAATCGACCCTGCTCAATATGGTGTCCGGTTTTGCTAGCCCTACAGAAGGTTCTGTGCAAGTTGGCGGCAAAATCATTAGTGAACCCGGCCCTGATCGCATGGTAGTGTTCCAGAACTATGCCCTACTGCCCTGGTTAACGGCCCTGGAAAATGTTTACCTTGCGGTGGATGCCGTCCATCCCCAAAAAACGGAAGCGGAAAAACGGGCGATCGCCAAGGAGCACCTTGCTATGGTGGGCTTAATCGATGCCATGGACAAAAAACCGGGGCAAATTTCCGGCGGCATGAAGCAACGGGTTTCCATTGCCCGGGCCTTAGCTATCCGCCCAGAGGTGTTAATTCTTGACGAACCCTTTGGGGCATTGGATGCCATTACCAAAGAAGAGTTACAGGAAGAGTTACTACAAATTTGGAATGATCACCGTTGTACAGTTTTGATGATTACCCACGACATTGACGAAGCCCTTTTCCTCGCCGATCGCCTAGTAATGATGACCAACGGCCCCCATGCCAACATTGGCGAAATCATGACCATTCCCTTTGCCCGGCCGAGGGATCGGGAGCGCATCATGGAAGATCCTCAGTATTACCAACTGCGGAACTATGCCCTCGACTTCCTCTATAATCGCTTTGCCCACGATGACGTGGCTTGA
- a CDS encoding APC family permease, whose product MPSSPTYEHPVSSHPWWRVMCLTGVDYFSTLGYQPGIAVLAAGDMAPIATLILVLVTLFGALPVYRNVAKLSPHGEGSIAMLEHSLSWWHGKFLVLILLGFAGTDFIITITLSAADATAHLIENPLLVRWLHGQEIPLTLILIALLGALFLKGFREVIGFAVVIVVVYLGLNLVVIAMGIYQISLNPMVFPQWQAGLSAHHHNPWIVLGISALLFPKLALGLSGFETGVVVMPLVKGDPTDQESNPVGRIRNTHHLLVTAAVIMSLFLLASIWVTTLLIPTAAFQPGGQANGRALAYLAHRYLGEIFGTVYDLSTITILWFAGASALAGLLNLVPRYLPRYGMAPEWTRAVRPLVIIFMAIAFTITLIFRADVDAQGAVYATGVLVLMSSAAIAVALFFHRQRSHWSTGIFAAIALVFIYTTIVNIIERPDGIRLAIFFITTIVTTSLISRVFRSTELRVTSIELDDSAQEILSKYQHQSIHLIAHRPFKEEFQEYRQKEQSARHNNHISKSDPLIFLEVDVVDASVFVDAIHVRGVYLDKYQILRVQSSAVPNAIAALLLYLRDQTGHLPSVYFGWTEGNPLEYLLRFLLFGEGDIPILTREVLRKAEPNPQNRPRIYVSG is encoded by the coding sequence ATGCCGTCTTCACCGACTTATGAACATCCTGTTTCATCACATCCTTGGTGGCGGGTGATGTGTTTAACCGGAGTGGATTATTTTTCGACTTTGGGTTATCAACCTGGGATTGCTGTCCTTGCCGCTGGGGATATGGCTCCCATTGCGACCCTGATTTTAGTGCTGGTCACCTTATTTGGGGCATTACCCGTTTATCGGAATGTGGCCAAACTCAGCCCCCACGGAGAAGGATCGATCGCCATGTTGGAACATTCTCTATCTTGGTGGCATGGCAAATTTTTAGTACTGATTTTGCTGGGGTTTGCCGGGACGGATTTTATTATTACCATTACTCTCTCCGCCGCCGATGCCACGGCTCATTTGATTGAAAATCCCCTATTAGTTCGCTGGTTGCACGGCCAAGAAATTCCCCTCACCCTGATATTAATTGCCTTGCTGGGGGCATTATTTTTGAAGGGCTTTCGGGAGGTGATTGGGTTTGCGGTGGTCATTGTTGTTGTTTATTTAGGCTTAAATTTGGTCGTCATTGCCATGGGGATCTATCAAATCAGTCTAAACCCCATGGTCTTTCCCCAATGGCAAGCGGGTCTGAGTGCCCATCACCATAATCCTTGGATAGTTTTAGGCATTAGCGCCCTATTGTTTCCCAAACTGGCTTTGGGACTATCGGGGTTTGAAACGGGGGTTGTGGTTATGCCCCTGGTAAAGGGTGACCCTACGGATCAAGAAAGTAACCCTGTGGGAAGGATTCGTAATACCCATCATTTATTGGTGACTGCCGCCGTCATTATGAGCCTATTTCTGCTGGCCAGCATTTGGGTGACGACTTTATTAATTCCCACTGCCGCTTTTCAACCAGGAGGGCAAGCCAATGGTCGAGCGTTGGCCTACTTAGCCCATCGCTATTTAGGGGAAATTTTTGGGACGGTTTATGATCTCAGCACAATCACTATTTTATGGTTTGCGGGGGCATCAGCCTTGGCAGGATTATTAAATTTAGTTCCCCGTTATTTACCTCGGTATGGCATGGCCCCGGAATGGACTCGGGCGGTTAGACCTTTGGTAATCATTTTTATGGCGATCGCCTTCACAATAACGTTAATTTTTCGCGCTGACGTAGATGCCCAGGGGGCCGTCTATGCCACAGGGGTTTTGGTGCTAATGAGTTCGGCCGCAATTGCGGTAGCTCTCTTTTTTCATCGTCAACGTTCCCATTGGAGCACGGGAATTTTTGCGGCGATCGCCCTTGTATTTATTTACACCACCATTGTCAACATCATCGAACGACCAGATGGGATTCGTCTCGCCATTTTCTTTATCACTACCATTGTCACCACCTCGTTAATTTCTCGGGTGTTTCGCTCCACCGAACTGCGGGTCACATCCATTGAATTAGATGACTCAGCCCAAGAAATTTTGTCTAAATACCAACATCAAAGCATTCACCTCATTGCCCATCGTCCTTTTAAAGAGGAATTCCAGGAATATCGGCAAAAGGAACAATCTGCACGCCATAATAACCACATTAGCAAAAGTGACCCCTTGATTTTCTTGGAAGTGGACGTAGTAGACGCTTCCGTGTTTGTGGATGCCATCCATGTGCGGGGCGTTTATCTGGATAAATATCAAATTCTGCGGGTTCAAAGTTCGGCAGTTCCCAATGCGATCGCCGCTTTATTACTATATTTGCGGGATCAAACTGGTCATTTACCCTCTGTGTATTTTGGTTGGACGGAGGGCAATCCCTTGGAATATTTGCTCAGATTTCTCTTGTTTGGGGAAGGAGATATTCCTATTCTGACCCGCGAAGTATTGCGAAAGGCCGAACCCAATCCCCAAAATCGCCCCCGTATTTATGTTAGCGGTTAG
- a CDS encoding Uma2 family endonuclease encodes MSAALTIKLDSISLSDEQFYQLCLTNRELRFERNCQGDLVIMSPTEGETSNRNGIFILRLGLWAERDGTGIFFDSSGGFRLPNGADRSPDAAWLKRERWESLTPEQQQRFVPLCPDFVVELRSPSDDLKSLREKMQEYQENGARLGWLIDRQTRTVEIYRPGQAVEVLENPESLSGEAILPEFVLELAPIW; translated from the coding sequence ATGTCAGCCGCCCTAACCATTAAACTTGATAGCATATCCCTTTCCGATGAGCAATTTTATCAACTCTGTTTGACCAATCGAGAGCTACGCTTTGAACGTAATTGCCAAGGAGATTTAGTGATTATGTCGCCTACCGAGGGCGAAACCAGTAACCGTAACGGCATTTTTATACTGCGCCTAGGTCTTTGGGCCGAACGAGATGGAACCGGAATTTTTTTCGATTCTTCCGGGGGCTTTAGGTTACCCAATGGGGCCGACCGATCGCCAGATGCGGCCTGGTTGAAACGGGAACGATGGGAAAGTCTAACCCCGGAACAACAACAGAGATTTGTACCTCTCTGCCCGGACTTTGTCGTTGAATTAAGATCGCCTAGTGATGACCTAAAATCCCTGCGGGAAAAAATGCAGGAGTATCAGGAAAATGGTGCTCGATTGGGTTGGTTAATCGATCGCCAAACTCGCACCGTGGAAATTTATCGTCCTGGTCAGGCGGTAGAAGTTTTAGAAAACCCTGAAAGCCTCAGTGGTGAGGCTATATTGCCAGAATTTGTTTTAGAGTTAGCGCCGATTTGGTAG